From the Priestia aryabhattai genome, one window contains:
- a CDS encoding styrene monooxygenase/indole monooxygenase family protein has product MKKRIAIIGSGTAGLQLAYALREEFEVKVFHCRSADEIKSGRVMSTQVHFATTRERERRFNMPVWNEQSLIKSIHINLGDQKLFTGLLNEPALSVDQRLYFSTCLNDLTHKGVSFTLQKIDSNTPLPFMDDVDLVIDCTGKAGPLFPFPIEKEQSPFRMPQRKCIVGYFSGIAPLNPQGIGVTVIPELGEMFEIPAVTETGPVTILFMMPLPNRPLDLFRGIKTPQEFTQKMFEAVRSFFPDIYARINEATFSLCDKQGFLQTAITPVIRKPYTIYQDTLVLGCGDSVFLNDPITGQGCNLASYCAEQLYEILIDYKDSTWNEKLGETYWEQTKPFVTQVTEWTNAMTDPLPSHIVGMLLEGAKNQQIANQIAEWFANPVSAHQAFFSKTTS; this is encoded by the coding sequence TTGAAGAAACGTATTGCCATTATCGGAAGCGGAACCGCTGGCCTTCAGTTAGCTTATGCGCTTAGAGAAGAGTTTGAAGTAAAAGTCTTTCATTGTCGTTCCGCTGATGAGATAAAAAGCGGCCGAGTCATGTCGACTCAAGTTCATTTTGCGACTACTAGAGAGCGCGAAAGACGTTTTAACATGCCTGTATGGAATGAGCAATCTCTTATCAAAAGTATTCATATCAACCTTGGAGATCAGAAGCTGTTTACTGGTTTATTAAATGAACCCGCTCTTTCTGTTGACCAACGTTTGTATTTTTCAACATGCCTGAATGACCTGACTCATAAAGGTGTATCTTTCACTTTGCAAAAAATAGATTCAAACACTCCGTTGCCGTTTATGGATGATGTTGATTTAGTTATTGATTGTACAGGCAAGGCTGGACCGCTTTTTCCTTTTCCCATTGAAAAAGAGCAATCGCCTTTTCGTATGCCTCAGCGAAAGTGTATTGTAGGTTATTTTTCAGGCATCGCACCTCTGAATCCGCAGGGCATAGGTGTGACCGTTATTCCTGAACTAGGTGAAATGTTCGAAATTCCAGCAGTAACGGAAACAGGACCTGTGACTATCTTATTTATGATGCCCCTTCCAAATCGTCCATTGGATTTGTTTCGAGGCATAAAAACGCCTCAGGAATTTACTCAAAAAATGTTTGAAGCCGTCCGTTCCTTCTTTCCAGACATTTATGCACGTATCAACGAGGCTACCTTTTCTTTGTGTGACAAACAAGGTTTTTTACAAACGGCTATTACACCCGTCATTCGAAAACCTTATACAATATATCAGGATACGCTTGTTCTCGGCTGTGGCGACAGTGTATTTTTAAATGATCCGATTACAGGTCAAGGTTGCAATCTTGCTTCTTATTGCGCGGAACAGTTATATGAAATATTAATAGACTATAAAGATTCTACTTGGAATGAGAAACTAGGTGAAACCTACTGGGAGCAAACTAAACCATTCGTTACACAAGTAACTGAATGGACAAATGCTATGACCGATCCCCTTCCTTCTCACATTGTAGGCATGCTACTTGAAGGCGCAAAAAATCAGCAAATTGCCAATCAGATTGCTGAATGGTTTGCGAATCCTGTAAGTGCTCATCAAGCTTTTTTTTCAAAAACTACTAGTTAA
- a CDS encoding bh protein — protein MKDTQMEADLYCNGCKEELPHHVYYINGKIVRVECHECNRTMVFKVDVLKEFYKEVYKRISTKPNRISKEYKKDINRFLTEIPIRLVCKPYRLMKDFNESMHTIHRYKK, from the coding sequence GTGAAAGATACGCAAATGGAAGCCGATTTATATTGTAACGGTTGCAAAGAGGAACTTCCGCATCACGTTTATTATATTAACGGCAAAATTGTGCGCGTAGAATGTCATGAATGCAACCGTACAATGGTATTTAAAGTTGATGTTTTGAAAGAGTTCTATAAAGAGGTCTATAAGCGTATCTCTACGAAACCTAATCGAATATCGAAAGAATATAAAAAAGATATAAATAGATTTTTAACTGAAATTCCTATCAGGTTAGTGTGCAAGCCTTATCGTCTAATGAAAGATTTTAACGAATCCATGCATACTATTCACCGCTACAAAAAATGA
- a CDS encoding cell wall hydrolase, whose product MSKKRVKKWAVASAASVAFLASQGTASAAASHKVVKGDTLWGLGQQNGVTVDELKGANNRQNDMIYVGETLTIPDQGQVQPAASPASSVHTVAQGETLYHIATQNGMTVDQLKAVNGLQSDIITIGQTLKLQGEAPAPAQTAPSTSVSAQDQDLLARLVEAEAKGEPYQGKVAVAIVVLNRVASPEFPNNIHDVIYQQLGNGVYQFSPVANGAINQPASEESKRAVNEALANPHENDALFFYNPQIAESQWVATQQVTAVIGNHVFAK is encoded by the coding sequence GTGAGTAAAAAACGTGTAAAAAAATGGGCAGTTGCTTCTGCAGCGTCTGTAGCATTTCTAGCAAGTCAAGGAACAGCATCAGCAGCAGCTTCGCACAAAGTCGTAAAAGGAGATACCTTGTGGGGGCTTGGCCAACAAAATGGGGTTACGGTAGATGAGCTGAAAGGTGCTAATAACCGTCAAAACGACATGATTTACGTTGGAGAAACATTAACGATTCCTGACCAGGGACAAGTACAACCTGCCGCTAGTCCGGCATCATCTGTACATACAGTAGCACAAGGCGAAACTTTATATCATATTGCAACACAAAACGGCATGACTGTGGATCAGTTAAAAGCTGTTAACGGTTTACAAAGTGATATCATTACCATCGGACAAACATTAAAACTTCAAGGAGAAGCACCGGCGCCGGCACAAACTGCTCCGTCTACATCGGTTTCTGCACAAGATCAAGATTTACTAGCAAGATTAGTAGAGGCAGAAGCAAAAGGTGAGCCGTACCAAGGAAAAGTAGCGGTAGCAATTGTGGTATTAAACCGTGTAGCTTCACCGGAATTCCCAAATAACATTCACGACGTTATTTATCAGCAGCTAGGAAACGGCGTATATCAATTTTCACCAGTAGCAAACGGAGCGATTAATCAGCCTGCATCAGAAGAATCAAAACGAGCGGTAAACGAAGCATTAGCAAACCCACATGAAAACGATGCGCTGTTTTTCTATAATCCGCAAATTGCCGAAAGCCAATGGGTTGCAACGCAGCAAGTAACGGCAGTTATCGGAAACCATGTATTTGCAAAATAA
- a CDS encoding zinc-binding dehydrogenase, whose protein sequence is MKAVMKVEPGYDKMLLKTIPESEVQKNQVKIKVAYTGICGTDIHTFTGQYKNSQTPVVLGHEFSGIVVEVGKDVTKVKVGDKVTSETTFVTCGECDYCLEKDYNLCAHRKGIGTQINGSFAEYVISREESVHVLPDAVDLKAAALTEPLACCVHAALEKTVVKKGDKVLIFGPGPIGLLQAQVVKAQGAFVILAGITKDQKRLELAKSLGVDVAVDIQKESLEEIVLAYTNGYGVDKLFECSGAVQALNQGLPLVKKKGTFVQVGIFSEKLNLLDQESIIQREITYIGTRSQKPSSWHIALKLLEEKKINTEKMITKIVPLDYWRQGFEAVLSGNEIKVLVQS, encoded by the coding sequence ATGAAGGCAGTCATGAAGGTAGAGCCAGGCTACGATAAGATGCTGTTGAAAACAATCCCTGAGTCAGAAGTCCAGAAAAACCAAGTGAAGATTAAAGTAGCGTATACCGGAATATGCGGTACGGATATCCACACGTTTACAGGTCAATATAAAAATTCCCAGACGCCGGTTGTGCTCGGGCATGAGTTTTCCGGTATAGTCGTTGAAGTAGGTAAAGATGTCACAAAAGTAAAAGTTGGCGATAAAGTAACGAGTGAAACAACATTTGTGACGTGCGGAGAGTGTGATTACTGCTTAGAAAAAGACTATAATCTGTGCGCCCATCGAAAAGGAATAGGCACACAAATAAACGGCAGCTTTGCTGAATATGTTATTTCACGTGAAGAAAGTGTCCATGTGCTGCCGGATGCAGTCGACTTAAAAGCAGCTGCTTTAACTGAGCCCCTAGCTTGCTGCGTTCATGCAGCTTTAGAAAAAACAGTTGTTAAAAAAGGAGATAAAGTTTTAATTTTTGGGCCAGGTCCAATTGGCTTACTACAAGCACAAGTCGTAAAAGCACAAGGAGCGTTTGTTATATTAGCAGGTATAACAAAAGATCAGAAGCGTTTAGAGTTAGCTAAGTCCTTAGGAGTTGACGTAGCGGTAGATATCCAAAAAGAAAGCTTAGAAGAAATTGTGTTGGCGTATACAAACGGATACGGTGTTGACAAGTTATTTGAGTGTTCAGGTGCTGTCCAGGCTTTAAACCAAGGATTGCCGCTGGTTAAGAAAAAAGGAACGTTTGTACAAGTAGGGATTTTCTCCGAAAAATTAAACCTTTTAGATCAAGAATCTATCATTCAAAGAGAAATTACATATATCGGCACGCGTTCTCAGAAACCAAGTTCTTGGCATATTGCTTTGAAACTTCTTGAAGAAAAGAAAATTAATACAGAGAAAATGATCACTAAAATTGTACCTCTTGATTATTGGCGTCAAGGATTCGAAGCCGTTTTATCAGGTAATGAAATAAAAGTGCTTGTTCAGTCGTAG